AGATAAGCAGTCACCTGTTTATCCTGTTTAACCAGTTCCATCCGGTCAAAAATACGCTTCGAAAGATCCAGTATCAGCGGATTGAAATAATTCTCTGCTGCAGTAGTTCTCACCAGCAGACTGGCCAGCCCCTCTTCAGACTGATCGTTGCATAAACGGTGAAGCTGCGCCAGGAATTTATTGGCATTAGCCTTAATCTCACTCAGATCTTTTAACAACTGCTGAGCCCATTTGACATGTTTCTGTTTCGCAGATTTATTGATATCCTTACTGTAAGAGTGAACATGCTCATAAACATAATTATCGAGCGGCGTCAGGTCAAAACAAGTCAACAGGTAGCTTTTCAGGAAAGCTTCGCTCTCGAGTTTAATCTGGGCGTTCAATTCCTCCTCCTGCTGTTTATTCTTTGAGAATAAGGCAACATTCTGATCCTGTCTGATTCCTGTTCTGGAAATTAAAGAAGTAAGCACCAATCCGTCAAGCGAACGCAAACGCGACAGGGCTACATAGATTTGTCCAGGCGCAAAAGCATTACCAATATCAATGATGGCTTTGTCAAAAGTTAAGCCCTGGCTTTTATGTACAGTAATTGCCCAGGCAAGTTTAATCGGGTACTGAATAAATTTACCAATAACCTCTTCTTCAATTTCATTGGTAATTTTATGATTGCTGTATTTTATATTTTTCCAGGTAAATTTTTCAAGAACGATCCTTTCCCTTTCGCCCTCTGTTTCTACTTCTATGCCATCCTCCCGCAAACCGGTTACTGTAGCAATTTTTCCGTTAAAATAGCGGCGCTCACCACTCTGATCGTTCTTAATAAACATGATCTGCGCACCCAGCTTTAGCTCCAGTGAGTACTCGGCAGGATAAGAACTTTCAGAAAACTCATCTTCTATGGTCGCTCTGAAAAAATAAGATTTACCCGAAAGCTCTTCCAGGCTTTTCTTGTTTAAAGTATCTGCACGCTGATTATGAGTAGTCAGCGTGATATATTTATCGTCTTTTGCCGGTTCGAAATCAGCTTTGTAATATTTCTCCAGCAGCGTAATGTCTTCTGCTGTAATTTCATTATTTCTCAGATTATTCAGCAGGTTAATGAATACTGAATCTGCCTGTCTGTATATTTTTTCCAGTTCGATATATACCGGAGGATTATGATACAGTGCATGGGCATCAAAGAAATAAACACTTTGATAAAACTCACCCAGTAACTGCCATTCATTAGACTTAACTACCGGAGGTAACTGGTGAAGATCACCGATAAACAGGACCTGTACCCCTCCAAAACTGGCATTATTTTTCCTGATATAGCGCAGTACCATATCTATCGCATCCAGTAAATCTGCACGTAGCATACTGACCTCATCAATGATCAGTAATTCCAGATCCTGAAATATTCTTCTTTTGGTTGTGTTCATCTGCAGGTGACGAACGATAGATCTCGGCGTATTATATTGCTGATTCACCGGTTCAACTGCTGGCTGTTTAGGCAGGTAAGTGCCAAATGGAAGCTGAAACAGCGAATGAATGGTTACCCCTGCCGCATTAATCGCAGCAATCCCCGTAGGCGCCACAATAACTGCTTTTTTATGCGTCAGTTCAATTAAATTTCTCAAAAAAGTAGTCTTCCCGGTTCCGGCCTTCCCTGTAAGGAAGATGTGCCTGGAAGTATAATTGATAAATTTAGCTGCTATCTCAGCAGGGTTGTATTCAGACATATCTTGTACCAATTTTGAGAAGCAAAGGTACTAAAGCTTTCCAGAAACTAATTAATCAAAAGTTTATAGCCCTTACCATGTACATTCAGAATCTCCACTTTAGGGTCTTCTTTCAGGTATTTGCGCAGTTTACTGAGAAACACATCCATACTTCTGCCATTAAAGTAATTATCATCATGCCAGATACTCAGCAAAGCCTCCTCGCGGGTAAGAACCGCATTCTGCTTCAGGCAAAGCAATTGTAGAAGCTCAGCCTCCTTGGTTGAAAGTTTTTGCTGCTGTCCGTTATGCTGAATCAGTTGTGTCGTATAATCAAAAGTATAACTTCCTATCTGGAACTGCGACTGAACAGGCTCAGCAGTCTTCGTTTCCCTGGCTGATACACGCTTAAGCAGCGCATTGATTCTGAGCAGCAGTTCTTCTATACGGAATGGTTTTGTAATATAATCATCTCCCCCTAAGTCATAGGCCGAAGCTTTATCTTCCATCATCGCTTTTGCAGTGGCAAAAATAATAGGAATATTCTCATTGATCTTTCTGATCTCTTTACCTAATGCAAAACCATCTTTTTTGGGCATCATCACATCCAGAATACACAAATCAAAAGTCTGCTTATTAAAAGTCCTGAGACCTTCTTCGCCATCTGCACATAACACTACATCAAGTTTACCCTTTAGCTGTAAATAGTCTTGCAGCAGCATTCCCAGGTTAGGATCATCTTCGACCAATAGAATTTTCATAAGTTCTTATTGTTGTTTTAGGGGTATAATTATTTCAAATACTGTTCCTCTGTCCTTCTCACTTTTCACCTTTATCGTTCCATCCATCTGTGTAACGATGTCCATGACGTAATTCAGGCCAAGTCCAAATCCTTTCACATCATGCAGATTCCCTGTCGGCACCCTGTAAAACTGATCAAAAGCACGCTTACATTGTTCTTTCGTCATTCCGATACCCTTATCTTCTATATCAATATAAAGGTTTTTACCCGAATTCCTTGTACTTAATACAATCTGTGGTGGCCCGACACTGTACTTATTCGCATTATCAATCAGATTATAAATCACATTTGACAAATGCAGCTCATCTCCGGATACTACCGCAGCAGAAGCATTCAGCTCCAAAGTTAAAACAGCTTCTCTTTTCTGCAGCTGAAGACTCATACTATCGGCCACAGCAGCGATGAGTTCATTCATCTCGACATCCTCGGCCTCCAGCTTCAATTCCTTTTTATCCAGTCTCGCAATACTCAGTACACGCTCAATATGATTTCCCAGACGAACGTTTTCATCATATATAATTCCGGCAAGCCTGCCAATTCTTGTCTTATCTCCCTGAATATCCGGATCCTTCAGAGCTTCACTGGCAATCATAATCGTAGAAACCGGGGTCTTGAATTCATGAGTCATGTTATTGATGAAATCAGTCTTCATTTCTGCAATCTTTTTCTGTCTCAATATAGCGTAAAGTGTATAAGAGAAAATAGATATCAGCACGATCAGCAAACCAGCAGAAGAGGCCATCGTTACGCTCAGATTGCTGAATATTGCAGCGCTTTTATTTGGGAAATTGATATACAGCATCCCCGGATCGCGGAGCACATCATTACTGAAAAGTGTCGTTTTATAAGTATTGGCAGGCAAAATCTCTCCTGAAACCGATGATATTTTACGAAATACAATCGAATCACTGGCTAAA
This portion of the Pedobacter lusitanus genome encodes:
- a CDS encoding helix-turn-helix domain-containing protein, whose product is MSEYNPAEIAAKFINYTSRHIFLTGKAGTGKTTFLRNLIELTHKKAVIVAPTGIAAINAAGVTIHSLFQLPFGTYLPKQPAVEPVNQQYNTPRSIVRHLQMNTTKRRIFQDLELLIIDEVSMLRADLLDAIDMVLRYIRKNNASFGGVQVLFIGDLHQLPPVVKSNEWQLLGEFYQSVYFFDAHALYHNPPVYIELEKIYRQADSVFINLLNNLRNNEITAEDITLLEKYYKADFEPAKDDKYITLTTHNQRADTLNKKSLEELSGKSYFFRATIEDEFSESSYPAEYSLELKLGAQIMFIKNDQSGERRYFNGKIATVTGLREDGIEVETEGERERIVLEKFTWKNIKYSNHKITNEIEEEVIGKFIQYPIKLAWAITVHKSQGLTFDKAIIDIGNAFAPGQIYVALSRLRSLDGLVLTSLISRTGIRQDQNVALFSKNKQQEEELNAQIKLESEAFLKSYLLTCFDLTPLDNYVYEHVHSYSKDINKSAKQKHVKWAQQLLKDLSEIKANANKFLAQLHRLCNDQSEEGLASLLVRTTAAENYFNPLILDLSKRIFDRMELVKQDKQVTAYLTELLDMESLFYEQFKKIRKASGLLQATINGTDFTKTDVGSLLNQKEREAQMKTVFAMPNQLDFTAKKERTKKAAVVKPPKEDTKMVSLELFLKGKNIAEIAEERKMVVGTIEGHLAHYVALQEISAKDILGRKKLDNILQAIKELQTMSLTPIRDHLGKSFTFGEIKIGIAAHLAEN
- a CDS encoding response regulator transcription factor, with protein sequence MKILLVEDDPNLGMLLQDYLQLKGKLDVVLCADGEEGLRTFNKQTFDLCILDVMMPKKDGFALGKEIRKINENIPIIFATAKAMMEDKASAYDLGGDDYITKPFRIEELLLRINALLKRVSARETKTAEPVQSQFQIGSYTFDYTTQLIQHNGQQQKLSTKEAELLQLLCLKQNAVLTREEALLSIWHDDNYFNGRSMDVFLSKLRKYLKEDPKVEILNVHGKGYKLLIN
- a CDS encoding sensor histidine kinase, which codes for MKKRSLWLITALMTIALLGVFVMQLYYIREAYRLKSQLFEQEVNQALSAVADKVQRLNAVNHLNKKDVEWRIKIENQRRDRTRRLIDLDQKYKEEERRRKYDQRKQMIDELNYQDEMIRKMYLSPTIISESDFYNLANQATTPLNVDVNVGFDANLNMIGSNVQKTFKLGSVKTFDIEPKKLPDSIRYLVYSRYDSRPLRVSLPTLNGDMRIKFKVEDEIANRRRDHALRELQADTVRLLDEGSFNVLEAAAKEMSQLDIPLTERISKATLDTLLRAELVNKNIDLDYDFWLKSLASDSIVFRKISSVSGEILPANTYKTTLFSNDVLRDPGMLYINFPNKSAAIFSNLSVTMASSAGLLIVLISIFSYTLYAILRQKKIAEMKTDFINNMTHEFKTPVSTIMIASEALKDPDIQGDKTRIGRLAGIIYDENVRLGNHIERVLSIARLDKKELKLEAEDVEMNELIAAVADSMSLQLQKREAVLTLELNASAAVVSGDELHLSNVIYNLIDNANKYSVGPPQIVLSTRNSGKNLYIDIEDKGIGMTKEQCKRAFDQFYRVPTGNLHDVKGFGLGLNYVMDIVTQMDGTIKVKSEKDRGTVFEIIIPLKQQ